A genomic region of Azoarcus sp. KH32C contains the following coding sequences:
- a CDS encoding DsbE family thiol:disulfide interchange protein, whose amino-acid sequence MKAKFLVPLLLFLLLAGFLGYGLRLNPREVPSPLIDKPAPAFRVPQLQSPDKTISPDDLKGRVWLLNVWASWCVSCRQEHPLLVELSRNSPVPIIGLNYKEVRGDSELEGKSMDAPTELRLATDRARQWLVQHGGDPYTVTAMDLDGRIGIDYGVYGVPETFVVDKAGVIRYKHIGPLTVEALRDVLLPKIAELQRAG is encoded by the coding sequence ATGAAAGCGAAGTTTCTCGTTCCACTCCTGCTTTTTCTGCTGCTCGCAGGCTTTCTGGGCTACGGCCTGAGACTCAACCCTCGTGAGGTTCCATCTCCGCTCATCGATAAGCCGGCACCCGCCTTCCGGGTGCCGCAGCTGCAGTCGCCGGACAAGACCATTTCCCCCGACGACCTGAAGGGGCGCGTGTGGCTCCTCAACGTCTGGGCGTCGTGGTGCGTCTCCTGCCGCCAGGAACACCCGCTGCTGGTCGAACTCTCGCGTAACAGCCCGGTGCCGATCATCGGCCTCAACTACAAGGAAGTGCGCGGCGACAGCGAGCTCGAAGGCAAATCGATGGATGCTCCGACCGAGCTACGCCTTGCCACCGATCGCGCCCGCCAGTGGCTTGTCCAGCACGGGGGAGATCCCTACACCGTGACCGCGATGGACCTCGACGGACGTATCGGCATCGACTACGGCGTCTACGGCGTGCCCGAGACCTTCGTCGTCGACAAGGCCGGAGTGATTCGCTACAAGCACATCGGCCCCTTAACCGTGGAGGCGTTGCGTGACGTCCTGCTTCCGAAGATTGCGGAGTTGCAGCGTGCGGGTTGA
- a CDS encoding cytochrome c-type biogenesis protein produces the protein MRRLALVFALLMPLVASAGEAEPLAHDQALEERVMQLSRSLRCLVCQNQSIAESNAPLAIDLRNQVREQFLAGKDEQAVVDYLVARYGDFVLYLPPFKGVTLLLWIGPGLLLIAGAGWLGWRLRKRASEPAHKLTAEEHARAMALLEGGADTSEESRS, from the coding sequence ATGCGCCGTCTGGCGCTGGTGTTTGCCTTGTTGATGCCGCTCGTGGCTTCGGCAGGCGAGGCGGAGCCGCTGGCTCACGATCAGGCGCTCGAGGAACGCGTGATGCAGCTCTCGCGCAGCCTGCGCTGTCTCGTCTGCCAGAACCAATCGATCGCGGAATCCAATGCGCCCTTGGCGATCGACCTGCGTAATCAGGTGCGGGAGCAATTCCTTGCGGGCAAGGACGAGCAGGCCGTCGTCGATTACCTCGTCGCGCGTTACGGGGACTTCGTCTTGTACCTGCCCCCATTCAAGGGCGTGACCTTGCTGCTGTGGATCGGGCCGGGCCTGCTGCTGATTGCCGGGGCGGGATGGCTCGGATGGCGGCTGCGCAAGCGTGCCTCGGAGCCCGCGCACAAGCTGACTGCAGAAGAACATGCCCGCGCCATGGCCTTGCTTGAGGGCGGGGCCGATACCTCCGAGGAGTCCCGTTCGTGA
- the ccmI gene encoding c-type cytochrome biogenesis protein CcmI → MIAFLILATVLVAGALLLVLPPLFGTGARARAHAARQEQARTALIVLREQVAELEAERAAGRVPDTEYQRSREELEQRALTEGGVVEAGADNRPARGWAAAVIVAVPTVAVAIYLVLGSPDGLDPELAKPQQAAGHQVTPEQMAAMVKQLSERLVREPNDPQGWLMLGRSYAVMQDLRGAAETWSKIGSKIPEEADVLADWADLLASGAGRKFDGDPDQLIARALKLDPNHFKALALAGTSAFQRGDYASASTLWERILQKMDPSEGVYGAILGSINEARTKGGLPLLNPPGAAQVAAMPGAAAGQQAQAAALTVRGRVSLAPELAAQAGADETVFLFARPMQGGMPLAAMRFRVGDLPAEFDFANAQRMSQGPLPTQIGIGARVSKQGSATASAGDLESAPVLVSPDASGVTVVIDRVRK, encoded by the coding sequence GTGATCGCTTTCCTGATTCTGGCCACCGTCCTGGTGGCCGGCGCCCTGCTGCTCGTCCTGCCTCCGCTGTTCGGGACAGGCGCGCGGGCGCGTGCCCACGCAGCGCGCCAGGAGCAAGCGCGCACTGCACTGATCGTGCTGCGTGAACAAGTGGCCGAACTCGAAGCGGAACGTGCCGCTGGCCGTGTTCCCGACACTGAGTATCAGCGTTCGCGCGAAGAGCTTGAGCAGCGGGCGCTCACCGAAGGTGGCGTCGTCGAGGCAGGTGCTGACAATCGGCCGGCCCGGGGCTGGGCCGCCGCGGTCATCGTGGCGGTTCCGACCGTTGCCGTGGCCATCTATCTCGTTCTCGGTTCTCCGGACGGACTCGATCCGGAACTGGCGAAGCCTCAGCAGGCCGCAGGCCACCAAGTCACCCCGGAGCAGATGGCTGCGATGGTCAAGCAACTGTCGGAACGTCTGGTGCGTGAGCCCAACGATCCGCAGGGCTGGCTGATGCTCGGCCGGTCGTATGCCGTCATGCAGGATCTGCGCGGCGCGGCTGAAACCTGGAGCAAGATCGGCTCGAAGATCCCCGAAGAGGCCGATGTCCTCGCCGACTGGGCCGACCTGCTCGCCAGCGGCGCCGGACGCAAGTTCGACGGCGACCCGGATCAGCTGATCGCTCGCGCGCTCAAACTCGACCCGAACCACTTCAAGGCGTTGGCCCTCGCCGGTACTTCGGCATTCCAACGCGGCGACTACGCCTCGGCCTCGACGCTGTGGGAGCGGATCCTGCAAAAAATGGACCCTTCCGAGGGCGTGTACGGCGCGATTCTGGGCAGCATCAACGAGGCACGGACCAAGGGCGGATTGCCCTTGCTGAATCCTCCGGGAGCCGCTCAGGTCGCGGCGATGCCGGGCGCAGCGGCGGGACAGCAGGCACAGGCGGCTGCGCTGACGGTACGGGGCCGTGTCAGCCTCGCACCTGAACTTGCGGCCCAGGCGGGAGCGGACGAGACAGTCTTCCTCTTTGCACGCCCGATGCAGGGAGGCATGCCGCTCGCAGCGATGCGCTTCCGCGTGGGGGATCTGCCGGCTGAATTCGACTTCGCCAATGCCCAACGGATGTCGCAAGGGCCTCTTCCGACCCAAATCGGTATCGGAGCCCGGGTGTCCAAGCAGGGCAGTGCGACGGCCAGCGCCGGCGACCTCGAAAGCGCGCCGGTGCTCGTATCCCCGGACGCTTCCGGTGTCACGGTCGTGATCGATCGAGTGCGCAAGTAA
- a CDS encoding two-component regulator propeller domain-containing protein, translating into MSYKVAAVAAIVGAVAIAGAYTLGQQQRTASAPAVAGAPAGGQGTAYQGKVGADPNEKFTHFRVGNRNVKKIYADNGVVWVATSGGVIRYDTRSDEYKLYDNTTGLLSNGMFYVGRIQGKITVGTYGGGMSMLDEKTNTWETFNIPDGLGDAFVYDVLETRNGDLWIATWSGVNRVRGGKLKDPSAWELHTVESTNGGLPNDWVYGLAEGKNGEIWLATEGGMTRFADGKWENWNHSRGVGADYEKVKKDIEYKSDPAKESLHHAQQKREMGLEGIDQAYNPNYIISLVVDDDGSLWCGTWGGGLAHFDGKQWTNYTTVEGLPGNHIFMLHRDSKNRLWVGTNDGLALKEGNSFRVMKAEDGLFNNTVFSMTTTADGDLWIGSYGGVAHLRPVN; encoded by the coding sequence ATGAGTTACAAAGTTGCAGCCGTCGCCGCGATTGTCGGCGCAGTCGCGATTGCTGGAGCGTACACGCTTGGTCAGCAACAGCGCACCGCATCGGCCCCGGCCGTCGCCGGCGCACCCGCGGGTGGCCAGGGCACTGCCTACCAAGGCAAAGTCGGAGCGGATCCGAACGAAAAGTTTACGCATTTCCGTGTCGGCAATCGGAACGTCAAGAAGATCTATGCCGACAACGGCGTCGTATGGGTGGCAACGTCCGGCGGGGTGATCCGCTATGACACCCGGAGCGACGAATACAAGCTCTACGACAACACGACTGGACTGCTGTCCAACGGCATGTTCTACGTCGGCCGAATCCAGGGCAAGATCACCGTCGGAACCTACGGCGGGGGCATGTCGATGCTGGACGAAAAGACCAACACGTGGGAAACCTTCAACATCCCGGACGGGCTGGGCGACGCTTTCGTGTACGACGTGCTCGAAACGCGCAACGGCGACCTCTGGATCGCGACTTGGTCGGGCGTGAATCGGGTCCGAGGCGGCAAGCTCAAGGATCCGTCGGCGTGGGAACTGCACACGGTCGAAAGCACCAATGGCGGCCTCCCGAACGATTGGGTGTATGGCCTTGCTGAGGGCAAGAACGGCGAGATCTGGCTGGCGACCGAAGGCGGCATGACGCGCTTCGCGGACGGCAAGTGGGAAAACTGGAACCACTCACGCGGCGTCGGCGCAGACTACGAGAAGGTCAAGAAGGACATCGAATATAAGAGCGACCCGGCCAAGGAATCGCTGCACCACGCCCAGCAAAAGCGTGAGATGGGCCTCGAGGGCATCGACCAGGCATACAACCCGAACTACATCATTTCGCTCGTCGTCGATGACGATGGCTCGCTGTGGTGCGGCACCTGGGGCGGCGGTCTGGCCCACTTCGACGGCAAGCAGTGGACCAACTACACGACGGTGGAAGGCCTGCCCGGCAACCATATTTTCATGCTCCACCGCGACAGCAAGAATCGCCTGTGGGTCGGGACCAACGACGGTCTCGCACTGAAGGAAGGGAATTCCTTCCGCGTCATGAAGGCCGAGGACGGTCTGTTCAACAACACCGTCTTCTCGATGACGACCACCGCCGACGGCGATCTCTGGATCGGCAGCTACGGAGGCGTCGCACACCTCCGGCCGGTCAACTAA
- a CDS encoding two-component regulator propeller domain-containing protein: MILKLRPARNVLLALGIGLSCFTTSSFAQSGGSDYKIRETFEVGELVYVRALAVERKSNSMWVGTSAGVHEIDLGTRKPRNTFTRNDGLANEYVFAVGIDTEGYKWFGTNAGGVSRYKDGKWKTFFPMHGLADYWIYSFANDKAGNFWIGTWAGVNQFNIKTGQFKKYVKELINEWVYGLDVDAKGRVWFATEGGVSMFDGKQWKSWTHKDGLGAPNADQLPASPNTGLGTRSRHDLSTMAQGLPTYNPNYSFAMHIDPAGNAWVGTWGGGVARFDGNTWQNYNSKDGLVGNIVYSMAQDDKGVFWFGTDKGVSRFDGKSWSSFTTKDGLLDSHVYAVAATPNGEVWVGTRRGVAIIAKK, from the coding sequence ATGATTCTTAAGCTTCGACCTGCTCGCAACGTCCTACTGGCCCTCGGCATTGGCCTTAGCTGCTTCACGACCTCCAGCTTCGCGCAGTCCGGCGGTTCGGATTACAAGATCCGCGAAACATTTGAGGTCGGCGAACTGGTCTATGTCCGCGCCCTCGCCGTCGAACGCAAGAGCAACAGCATGTGGGTCGGCACGTCAGCCGGTGTCCATGAGATTGACCTCGGCACGCGCAAACCGCGCAATACCTTCACCCGTAACGACGGACTCGCCAATGAGTACGTATTTGCCGTGGGCATCGATACCGAGGGCTACAAGTGGTTCGGGACCAATGCCGGTGGTGTGTCGCGCTACAAGGACGGGAAGTGGAAGACCTTCTTCCCGATGCATGGGCTGGCCGACTACTGGATCTACTCGTTCGCAAACGACAAGGCCGGCAACTTCTGGATCGGCACCTGGGCGGGCGTCAATCAGTTCAATATCAAGACCGGGCAGTTCAAGAAGTACGTCAAGGAGCTGATCAACGAATGGGTGTACGGTCTCGACGTGGATGCCAAGGGTCGCGTTTGGTTCGCGACCGAGGGCGGTGTGTCGATGTTCGACGGCAAGCAATGGAAGTCCTGGACCCACAAGGACGGCCTCGGCGCGCCGAACGCGGATCAGCTTCCCGCCTCGCCCAATACGGGCCTCGGAACGAGGTCCCGTCATGACCTGTCGACCATGGCGCAGGGCTTGCCGACCTACAATCCGAACTACTCCTTCGCGATGCACATCGACCCCGCCGGCAACGCCTGGGTCGGCACCTGGGGCGGCGGCGTAGCCCGATTCGACGGCAATACCTGGCAAAACTACAACAGCAAGGACGGCCTCGTCGGCAACATCGTGTATTCGATGGCTCAGGACGACAAGGGCGTGTTCTGGTTCGGCACGGACAAGGGCGTTTCGCGCTTCGACGGCAAGAGCTGGAGCTCCTTCACGACCAAGGACGGCCTTCTTGACTCGCATGTGTATGCGGTCGCGGCGACTCCGAACGGAGAAGTGTGGGTCGGCACGCGTCGTGGCGTTGCAATCATTGCCAAGAAATAA
- a CDS encoding cytochrome c — MTYRVRMLARLLLACVAVPLPALAASIMEGQQVYNQYCVGCHGAGGHAVLPNAPSFARGERLMQPDMVLLMSVKTGKMAMPAFNGILRDQQILDVIAYLRTLQR, encoded by the coding sequence ATGACATATCGCGTCCGAATGCTCGCCCGCCTCCTGCTTGCATGCGTCGCGGTGCCCCTTCCGGCACTCGCGGCCAGCATCATGGAAGGCCAACAGGTCTACAACCAGTACTGCGTCGGCTGCCACGGCGCCGGTGGCCACGCCGTCCTGCCGAACGCCCCCAGCTTCGCGCGTGGCGAACGTTTGATGCAGCCGGACATGGTCCTGCTCATGTCCGTGAAAACCGGAAAGATGGCGATGCCGGCGTTCAACGGCATTCTCAGGGACCAACAGATTCTCGATGTAATTGCCTACCTGCGGACTCTTCAACGATGA
- a CDS encoding tetratricopeptide repeat protein, translating to MKLPGTEKLVPVFRHILVAFGLIASISSAHADAEADFQRGQASYRSGDLSGSMEPLKKAADAGHARAQALYGTLLDDAELDDEAAKYLKKSADQNDPEGQYGLAKMYFTGEAKAPNEAEAGRLMHAAAAQDHRVAIITLALAYIRHDARLGADDPNSPVGGQLLIKAAEFGDSKAIEALATAYRQGGYGLAQDTSKADYWAGKLATLVGAPKKGARR from the coding sequence ATGAAACTTCCCGGAACTGAGAAGCTCGTTCCCGTTTTTAGGCATATCTTGGTGGCATTTGGTCTCATCGCAAGCATAAGCAGTGCTCACGCGGACGCGGAAGCAGATTTCCAACGCGGTCAAGCTTCCTATCGCTCCGGTGATCTGAGCGGTTCGATGGAACCGCTCAAGAAGGCGGCGGATGCCGGGCACGCCCGCGCTCAAGCCCTGTATGGGACTCTTCTTGATGACGCCGAGTTGGATGACGAGGCCGCGAAATACCTGAAGAAGTCGGCGGACCAGAACGATCCTGAAGGTCAGTACGGCCTCGCCAAAATGTACTTCACTGGCGAAGCGAAGGCGCCTAACGAAGCCGAGGCGGGGCGGCTGATGCACGCAGCAGCGGCCCAGGACCACCGCGTCGCCATCATCACGCTTGCGCTGGCTTACATCCGGCACGATGCCCGGCTTGGAGCCGACGACCCGAACTCTCCGGTTGGTGGCCAACTGCTGATCAAGGCGGCCGAGTTTGGCGACAGCAAGGCAATCGAGGCGCTCGCCACTGCCTACCGCCAAGGCGGATATGGCTTGGCGCAGGATACCTCCAAGGCCGACTACTGGGCGGGAAAGCTCGCCACACTTGTCGGCGCGCCGAAAAAGGGAGCGCGTAGATGA
- a CDS encoding sigma-54 dependent transcriptional regulator, which translates to MHILVIDDERAVREILAEACRQAGYSVDEAKNCTEAASKLVRGDVDLALCDIKMPDGNGVDLMRSVKESGVETNFIMVTAFASMESAVEALRAGASDYIIKPFNTEEVLHRVQQIAALRGLREENRVLRKFAKADAAKFRFVSPAMADVERLAGKVAPTDSTVLITGESGTGKGVLARTIHELSRRSDHLFLPVNCSAIPETLMEAEFFGHTKGAFTGADKARKGLFLQADLGTLFLDEVGELPMLMQTKLLHAIEEKEIRAVGSEQSRRVDCRIIAATNRDLSQMVKEGTFREDLFFRLSMFHIHIPPLRERKEDIRSLIRFVLEGAREQHGAANCMTLAEDVERLLLGYPWPGNVRQMENVINRACILAEDNCITVDDLPPEIARNSPREEFHGTSIANQRCLRDLLREFEASVIYRTLDETSGDRRAAAQRLGIGLSSLYRKLEEFEAYGMSKNPSSHQNPSRDSNSEQGIKHETSRN; encoded by the coding sequence ATGCACATACTGGTAATCGATGACGAACGCGCCGTCCGCGAAATCCTTGCGGAAGCATGCAGGCAAGCCGGATATTCGGTGGACGAGGCAAAGAATTGCACCGAGGCCGCCTCCAAGCTTGTGCGGGGGGACGTCGACCTCGCCCTCTGCGACATCAAGATGCCGGACGGCAACGGCGTCGATCTGATGCGTTCGGTCAAGGAATCCGGCGTCGAGACCAACTTCATCATGGTCACGGCCTTCGCGTCGATGGAATCGGCGGTCGAAGCATTGCGGGCGGGGGCCTCCGACTACATCATCAAACCCTTCAATACGGAAGAAGTCCTGCATCGCGTCCAGCAGATCGCAGCACTGCGAGGTCTGCGCGAAGAGAACCGCGTGCTGCGGAAATTCGCCAAGGCGGATGCGGCCAAATTCCGCTTCGTCTCGCCGGCGATGGCCGACGTCGAACGCCTCGCCGGAAAAGTCGCGCCCACCGACAGCACGGTGCTGATCACGGGGGAGTCCGGAACCGGCAAGGGCGTTCTCGCCCGAACGATTCACGAGCTGAGCCGCCGCAGCGACCATCTCTTCCTGCCGGTCAACTGCAGCGCCATCCCCGAAACCCTGATGGAAGCCGAATTCTTCGGGCATACGAAAGGCGCGTTCACTGGCGCCGACAAGGCGCGCAAGGGGCTCTTTCTCCAGGCCGATCTTGGCACGCTGTTCCTCGATGAGGTTGGCGAACTCCCGATGCTGATGCAGACCAAGCTGCTGCACGCCATCGAGGAAAAGGAAATCCGTGCAGTGGGGAGCGAACAGTCGCGCCGCGTCGATTGCCGCATCATCGCAGCAACCAACCGCGACCTCAGCCAGATGGTCAAGGAAGGCACCTTCCGCGAGGACCTGTTCTTCCGCCTCAGCATGTTCCACATCCACATCCCGCCGCTGCGCGAGCGGAAAGAGGACATCCGCAGCCTCATCCGCTTCGTTCTCGAAGGGGCGCGGGAGCAACACGGAGCCGCGAACTGCATGACACTGGCGGAGGACGTCGAACGGCTACTCCTCGGATACCCATGGCCGGGCAACGTGCGTCAGATGGAGAACGTGATTAATCGCGCGTGCATTCTCGCCGAGGACAATTGCATCACGGTCGACGACTTGCCCCCGGAAATCGCGCGCAACAGCCCGCGCGAGGAATTTCATGGCACATCCATTGCTAACCAGCGATGCCTGCGTGATTTGCTGCGCGAATTCGAAGCGAGCGTGATCTATCGCACGCTCGACGAAACCAGCGGCGACCGTCGCGCCGCAGCACAGCGGCTGGGCATCGGCCTGTCCAGCCTGTACCGGAAGCTTGAAGAGTTTGAAGCGTACGGAATGAGCAAGAATCCATCCTCTCATCAGAATCCTTCCCGCGACTCCAACTCTGAACAAGGAATCAAGCATGAAACTTCCCGGAACTGA